A single Klebsiella variicola DNA region contains:
- the ompX gene encoding outer membrane protein OmpX, with product MNKIARLSALAVVLAASVGTTAFAATSTVTGGYAQSDMQGKANKAGGFNLKYRYEQDNNPLGVIGSFTYTEKDNTSNGTYNKGQYYGITAGPAYRLNDWASIYGVVGVGYGKFQNNNFPNQKSDMSDYGFSYGAGLQFNPIENVALDFSYEQSRIRNVDVGTWIAGVGYRF from the coding sequence ATGAATAAAATTGCACGTCTTTCAGCACTGGCCGTTGTTCTGGCTGCATCCGTAGGTACCACTGCATTTGCTGCAACTTCTACCGTAACCGGCGGTTACGCGCAGAGCGACATGCAGGGTAAAGCGAACAAAGCTGGCGGTTTCAACCTGAAATACCGTTACGAGCAAGATAACAACCCGCTGGGCGTTATCGGTTCCTTCACCTACACCGAAAAGGATAACACCAGCAACGGTACTTACAACAAAGGTCAGTACTACGGCATCACCGCAGGTCCGGCTTACCGTCTGAACGACTGGGCAAGCATCTACGGTGTAGTGGGTGTTGGTTACGGTAAATTCCAGAACAACAACTTCCCGAACCAGAAATCCGATATGAGCGACTACGGTTTCTCCTACGGTGCTGGTCTGCAGTTCAACCCGATCGAAAACGTTGCTCTGGACTTCTCCTACGAGCAGTCTCGTATTCGTAACGTTGACGTCGGTACCTGGATTGCTGGCGTGGGTTACCGCTTCTAA